The Sporomusa termitida genome has a window encoding:
- the hypB gene encoding hydrogenase nickel incorporation protein HypB, giving the protein MEIPVMSNILHKNDENAAELNTMLTTRGIFTVNLMGSPGCGKTSLLEQTVSLLKNELTLAVIEGDLYTSKDADRIAGAGTPVVQINTGGGCHLDAFMVKAALTKLDLAAVDILIIENVGNLVCPAEFNVGEHAKVVVFSVTEGEDKPLKYPLVFRQSEAIILNKTDLLPYTSFNMDAAIDDIKGLNPQASLLQTSCRTGDGLPAWIEWLKAGAARTRRQANMIQGVKCD; this is encoded by the coding sequence GTGGAAATTCCTGTTATGAGCAATATTCTCCATAAAAATGATGAAAATGCGGCAGAATTAAACACTATGCTGACAACCCGGGGGATTTTTACGGTTAATTTAATGGGGTCACCAGGGTGTGGGAAAACTTCGCTGCTGGAGCAGACTGTAAGTTTGTTAAAAAATGAGCTTACTCTGGCTGTCATTGAGGGCGACTTATATACCTCTAAAGATGCCGACAGGATTGCCGGGGCGGGAACACCGGTCGTACAGATCAACACCGGGGGCGGCTGCCATCTTGATGCCTTTATGGTTAAAGCCGCCCTAACCAAGCTTGATTTAGCAGCAGTCGATATTCTTATTATCGAAAATGTCGGCAATTTGGTATGCCCTGCTGAATTCAATGTGGGAGAGCATGCCAAGGTAGTGGTATTCAGCGTTACCGAAGGGGAAGATAAGCCTCTTAAATATCCGCTTGTTTTCCGGCAGTCAGAGGCGATTATATTGAATAAAACTGATCTGCTGCCTTATACGAGCTTTAACATGGATGCTGCTATCGATGACATAAAAGGCTTAAACCCGCAAGCAAGTTTACTGCAAACCTCATGCAGGACCGGGGACGGGTTACCGGCGTGGATCGAATGGCTGAAAGCCGGGGCAGCACGGACGCGCAGGCAGGCAAATATGATTCAGGGGGTTAAGTGTGACTAG
- a CDS encoding aspartyl-phosphate phosphatase Spo0E family protein, which yields MTSLAEKEREIETVRSQLHLLVQQKQGDFSDKEVAAMSIYLDKLIVEYELASTRRPNQANPSG from the coding sequence GTGACTAGTCTGGCGGAAAAAGAGCGGGAAATTGAGACTGTGCGCAGCCAGCTACACCTGTTAGTGCAGCAAAAACAGGGTGATTTCTCTGATAAAGAGGTAGCGGCAATGAGCATATATCTTGATAAGCTAATTGTGGAGTACGAACTGGCCAGCACCAGGCGGCCTAATCAGGCTAATCCGTCAGGCTAA
- a CDS encoding amino acid permease, translated as MELRKTGNRQELKRGLKERHIQLIALGGSIGVGLFLGSSAAIQTAGPALLFAYLIGGIVVFCLLRALGEVAVAYPVAGSFSTYAHTFLGPLPGFLTGWTYWFMWVVTGMAEITAVGVYMNYWFPELPQWIPALVAVIIMTCVNLVAVEAYGEFEFWFALIKIIAIVLLILGGFGMIIFGIGNNNVPLGIAHLWQHGGFFPHGISGVVMALAMVLFSYVGIEVIGITAGEAKEPGKSLPAAIDKVFWRIILFYVGSLYVIMSIYPWTEIGSVGSPFVSVFEKLGVANAAGIMNFVVLSAALSSCNSGVFSTGRMLYTLAKQGEAPVFLRKLNNSQVPVNGVLVSSACLTAGVALNYLIPAKVFTYVTSIGTFSCLWVWATIVIVQAKFRCSLTPAEAARLAYPMPWYPVSGIFCLFMLALVAVVMTQDPDTMLALIIGPLWLLALILAYFFCRKL; from the coding sequence ATGGAATTGCGTAAAACAGGAAACAGGCAGGAACTCAAAAGAGGGCTTAAAGAGCGGCATATACAGCTGATCGCTCTTGGCGGCTCGATTGGGGTAGGGTTGTTTCTGGGATCTTCAGCGGCTATTCAGACGGCTGGCCCCGCGCTCCTCTTTGCGTATCTCATTGGCGGTATCGTCGTTTTCTGTCTCCTGCGGGCGTTGGGGGAGGTGGCTGTGGCCTATCCGGTAGCTGGTTCTTTCAGTACGTATGCCCATACCTTTCTGGGGCCCTTGCCCGGCTTCCTGACAGGGTGGACATATTGGTTCATGTGGGTAGTGACAGGTATGGCGGAGATTACTGCTGTGGGCGTTTACATGAATTACTGGTTTCCTGAACTGCCGCAGTGGATCCCGGCGTTAGTCGCAGTCATTATAATGACTTGTGTAAATCTTGTCGCGGTGGAAGCCTACGGTGAATTCGAATTCTGGTTTGCCTTAATTAAAATTATTGCCATTGTCCTTTTGATCCTGGGGGGATTTGGCATGATTATCTTTGGCATCGGTAATAATAATGTTCCCCTGGGGATTGCGCACCTTTGGCAGCATGGCGGTTTTTTCCCGCATGGAATCAGCGGAGTGGTTATGGCTTTGGCCATGGTGCTGTTTTCTTATGTAGGCATCGAGGTGATTGGGATTACGGCCGGTGAGGCCAAGGAGCCGGGGAAAAGTCTGCCTGCTGCTATTGATAAAGTGTTTTGGCGGATTATTTTGTTTTATGTCGGCTCCTTATATGTCATCATGTCAATCTATCCCTGGACAGAAATTGGCAGTGTCGGCAGCCCGTTTGTATCGGTCTTTGAAAAGCTGGGCGTAGCTAATGCTGCCGGTATAATGAACTTTGTTGTGTTGTCGGCGGCGCTGTCTTCCTGCAACAGCGGTGTTTTTAGTACCGGCCGAATGTTGTATACTCTGGCTAAACAAGGAGAAGCGCCGGTTTTTTTGCGGAAGCTCAACAATAGTCAGGTGCCGGTAAATGGCGTGCTTGTTTCCTCGGCTTGTTTAACTGCCGGGGTAGCCCTTAACTATCTCATTCCGGCCAAAGTATTTACATATGTCACCAGTATTGGCACCTTCTCCTGCTTATGGGTCTGGGCCACCATTGTTATTGTCCAGGCAAAGTTTCGGTGCAGTCTGACCCCGGCCGAGGCTGCCAGGCTGGCTTATCCAATGCCCTGGTATCCTGTATCGGGTATTTTTTGTTTGTTTATGCTGGCCCTTGTGGCTGTGGTCATGACTCAGGATCCTGATACGATGCTGGCCTTAATCATTGGGCCGCTATGGTTGCTGGCCTTAATTTTGGCATACTTTTTTTGTCGAAAGTTATAG
- the alr gene encoding alanine racemase, with protein sequence MFERPVWSEIDLSAVKKNVALIKGSLKPQVKFCAVVKADAYGHGAVPVAGAVLSAGADRLAVALLSEAIELRQAGFSVPIQVLGYTPPHQARTVAAYNIAQTVYSLEAVQALAAAGVESGKAVKVHIKVDTGMGRIGILPEAAGEFASTVANMPGVELEGVFSHFATADAVDKTYAQEQYANFEAALQRIRASGITVPIRHMANSAATLEMPETHLDMVRPGIILYGLWPSAESKRSLALTPAMQLKAQVAHVKTVGAGTSISYGRTYTARSERRIATLPIGYADGWTRLLSGKTDVLIHGCRAPLVGRICMDQCMVDVSSIPAVQAGDTATLFGTPELPADEVAAAIGTINYELVCMVSKRVPRVYKTT encoded by the coding sequence ATGTTTGAGCGTCCGGTCTGGTCCGAGATCGATTTGTCTGCTGTCAAAAAAAATGTTGCATTGATAAAAGGCAGCCTTAAGCCGCAGGTGAAATTTTGTGCTGTGGTTAAGGCCGATGCTTATGGGCATGGCGCGGTACCTGTGGCCGGGGCCGTTTTGTCTGCCGGTGCAGACCGGTTGGCGGTAGCTCTCCTGAGCGAGGCTATTGAGCTTAGGCAGGCCGGTTTTTCCGTGCCTATTCAGGTGCTTGGCTATACGCCGCCGCACCAGGCCCGGACAGTTGCCGCTTATAATATTGCCCAGACCGTGTATTCGCTAGAGGCCGTTCAGGCGTTAGCGGCTGCGGGCGTTGAGTCCGGCAAGGCGGTAAAAGTCCATATAAAAGTTGATACAGGCATGGGGCGAATCGGCATTTTGCCCGAAGCGGCCGGAGAATTTGCCAGTACGGTTGCCAATATGCCGGGTGTAGAGCTGGAGGGGGTTTTCTCGCATTTTGCAACAGCCGATGCTGTTGATAAAACCTATGCCCAAGAGCAGTACGCTAATTTTGAGGCGGCGCTGCAGCGAATAAGGGCCAGCGGCATTACGGTGCCGATCCGGCATATGGCAAATAGTGCAGCTACGCTGGAAATGCCGGAGACCCATCTGGATATGGTGAGGCCAGGCATTATTTTATACGGCTTGTGGCCCTCGGCCGAAAGTAAGCGCAGCCTTGCCCTGACTCCGGCTATGCAGCTTAAAGCGCAGGTGGCGCATGTTAAAACTGTCGGGGCGGGAACGAGCATCAGCTATGGCCGGACCTATACCGCCCGGTCTGAACGCCGCATTGCCACACTGCCAATCGGTTATGCTGATGGCTGGACGCGGCTGTTATCAGGCAAAACGGATGTTCTTATCCACGGCTGCCGGGCCCCGTTGGTTGGCAGAATCTGCATGGATCAGTGCATGGTTGATGTCAGCAGCATACCTGCTGTTCAGGCCGGTGATACGGCAACCTTGTTTGGTACTCCTGAATTGCCGGCAGATGAGGTCGCGGCCGCTATCGGCACAATCAATTACGAGTTAGTATGTATGGTAAGTAAGCGGGTACCGCGGGTTTATAAAACCACCTGA
- a CDS encoding amino acid permease, with protein sequence MHEELHRGLEERHIQLIALGGAIGVGLFLGSASAIRTAGPALMITYLLGGIIIFFIMRALGEVAVAYPVSGSFSAYANRFLGPMAGYLTGWTYWFMWVVTCMAEITAVGVYMQFWFPEVPQWVPALAALLCMTAVNLIAVAAYGEFEFWFALIKIITIVIMIVAGLGMIIFGIGNSGIPIGISNLWAYDGFSPKGLPGMIMALVMVMFAYVGIELVGVTAGEAKNPEKTLPAAIDKVFWRILIFYIGALFVIMSLYPWNQLGSIGSPFVLTFEKLGIRSAAGIINFVVMTAALSSCNSGIFSTGRMLYNLSLQGRAPGFFGRLSSRKVPMNGILVSAMFLLIGVVLNYLVPGKVFTYVTSVGTFAALWVWAIIVLVQLKFRQELTPEQQTDLKYPMPGYPVLNWVCLAFLAFVAVVMCFDPDTLVAMIVGPIWLALLVAAYYLCGWNKLDSKGRDISSTR encoded by the coding sequence ATGCATGAAGAACTGCACCGCGGGTTGGAAGAACGCCATATTCAGCTAATTGCCCTTGGCGGGGCAATTGGCGTCGGTCTGTTTTTAGGGTCGGCCTCAGCGATAAGAACTGCCGGTCCGGCGTTGATGATTACATATTTACTTGGTGGTATTATCATATTTTTCATTATGCGCGCCCTGGGCGAGGTGGCTGTGGCCTATCCGGTATCAGGCTCCTTCAGCGCCTATGCTAACAGATTTTTGGGGCCCATGGCCGGTTATCTGACCGGTTGGACATATTGGTTTATGTGGGTTGTCACCTGTATGGCCGAGATTACGGCTGTCGGCGTGTATATGCAGTTTTGGTTTCCCGAGGTGCCGCAGTGGGTTCCGGCCTTGGCGGCCTTGCTATGTATGACGGCTGTCAACCTGATTGCGGTAGCGGCGTATGGTGAGTTTGAGTTTTGGTTTGCTCTTATCAAAATTATTACAATCGTTATTATGATTGTAGCCGGGTTAGGCATGATTATTTTCGGTATCGGCAACAGCGGCATACCGATCGGTATCTCTAATCTGTGGGCTTATGACGGCTTTTCGCCCAAAGGCCTGCCGGGCATGATTATGGCATTGGTTATGGTTATGTTCGCCTATGTAGGCATTGAACTAGTCGGGGTGACGGCAGGCGAAGCCAAGAACCCGGAGAAAACGCTGCCGGCAGCAATTGACAAAGTTTTCTGGCGAATTCTGATTTTCTATATTGGCGCCTTGTTTGTCATTATGTCCCTTTATCCCTGGAATCAGCTGGGGTCTATCGGCAGTCCGTTTGTATTAACCTTTGAGAAGCTGGGGATACGGTCTGCGGCCGGGATTATTAACTTTGTTGTTATGACGGCGGCGTTATCTTCCTGTAACAGTGGAATTTTCAGTACAGGCCGCATGCTCTATAATTTATCGCTGCAAGGACGGGCACCTGGTTTTTTTGGCAGGCTGAGCAGTCGTAAAGTGCCGATGAACGGTATTCTAGTCTCAGCCATGTTTTTGTTGATTGGCGTTGTCTTAAATTACCTGGTTCCGGGCAAGGTATTTACTTATGTAACCAGTGTTGGTACCTTTGCGGCCCTGTGGGTGTGGGCTATTATTGTCCTGGTGCAGCTCAAATTCCGGCAGGAACTGACGCCTGAACAGCAGACTGATTTAAAATACCCGATGCCCGGTTATCCGGTGCTTAACTGGGTTTGCCTCGCATTTCTGGCCTTTGTGGCCGTTGTTATGTGTTTCGACCCGGATACGTTAGTGGCGATGATTGTAGGGCCTATTTGGCTGGCGCTGCTTGTGGCCGCATATTATCTGTGTGGCTGGAACAAGCTGGATAGTAAGGGCCGGGATATCAGCAGTACTAGATAA
- the ald gene encoding alanine dehydrogenase has product MIIGVAKEIKNNENRVALTPAGTEMLKKAGHTVLVEQSAGVGSGFSDESYVKAGAQIIADKKALFDQAEMIMKVKEPLAPEYELFHEGQILFTYLHLAPEPELTKALLDKKVIGIAYETIERHHTLPLLTPMSEVAGRMSVQVGAHCLEKPFGGKGVLLGGVPGVESAQVVIIGGGVVGTNAAKMAVGMGARVAIIDKSNERLAYLDDIFGGRVTTVMSNSYNIAGWVKKADLLVGAVLLPGAKAPKLVTEEMVKSMEPGSVIVDVAIDQGGSVETIDRVTTHSDPTYVKYGVVHYSVANMPGAVARTSTFALTNATIEYALQIATKGWKAALKDDPGLAKGLNVYAGKVVFKGVAEAHNLPVTPVEQILA; this is encoded by the coding sequence ATGATTATTGGTGTAGCTAAAGAGATTAAAAACAATGAAAATCGGGTGGCCCTGACGCCGGCAGGTACGGAAATGCTGAAAAAGGCCGGGCATACAGTGCTTGTTGAGCAAAGTGCCGGTGTCGGCAGCGGTTTTTCTGATGAAAGCTATGTAAAAGCCGGGGCGCAGATTATTGCTGATAAGAAAGCACTGTTTGATCAGGCGGAAATGATTATGAAGGTCAAGGAGCCGCTGGCGCCGGAATATGAGCTGTTCCATGAGGGGCAAATACTTTTCACCTACCTGCATCTGGCACCTGAACCGGAATTGACGAAAGCACTGCTGGACAAAAAAGTAATTGGTATAGCCTATGAAACGATTGAGCGTCATCACACCCTGCCGCTTTTGACGCCGATGAGTGAAGTGGCCGGACGGATGTCTGTGCAAGTCGGGGCGCATTGTCTGGAAAAGCCCTTTGGCGGTAAGGGAGTCCTGTTAGGCGGTGTACCTGGCGTTGAATCGGCTCAGGTCGTAATTATCGGCGGTGGCGTTGTGGGGACAAACGCAGCTAAAATGGCTGTCGGTATGGGGGCCCGGGTTGCGATTATTGATAAATCGAATGAGCGGCTGGCTTACCTTGATGATATCTTTGGCGGCCGGGTCACTACGGTTATGTCGAACAGCTACAATATTGCCGGCTGGGTTAAAAAAGCTGATTTGCTGGTGGGGGCGGTTCTGCTGCCTGGTGCAAAAGCCCCCAAACTGGTTACCGAGGAAATGGTTAAGTCGATGGAACCCGGTTCAGTTATCGTTGATGTGGCTATCGATCAAGGCGGATCTGTGGAAACAATTGACCGGGTAACGACCCACAGTGACCCGACCTACGTGAAGTACGGCGTTGTTCATTATTCGGTCGCGAATATGCCGGGCGCTGTTGCCCGTACATCAACTTTTGCCTTAACCAACGCTACTATTGAGTATGCCCTGCAGATTGCCACTAAGGGGTGGAAGGCGGCCCTAAAGGATGATCCCGGCTTAGCCAAAGGCCTCAATGTATATGCTGGCAAGGTAGTTTTTAAAGGGGTCGCCGAGGCCCATAATCTGCCTGTTACGCCGGTAGAACAAATATTAGCGTAA
- a CDS encoding CheR family methyltransferase, whose protein sequence is MSDKDWELFKQKLHVKSGINLNDYKPAQMQRRIGNMMSRHGAKGYLDFFGKIEANPKLYKEFIDFLTINVTEFFRTPEKFDELEKRVIPDLLKQSSKLTIWSAGCSIGAEPYSLAIMLNELTPYSKHRILATDLDVEMLAKAKLGVYTTNELKNIPPARLNKYFKQADGVVTIGDDIKARIDFQRHNLLVDKFESGFDLILCRNVVIYFTEEAKDGLYRRFFTALKPGGVLFVGGTEAILNFRDIGFQHYLPFFYRKPV, encoded by the coding sequence ATGAGCGACAAAGACTGGGAGCTGTTTAAACAGAAGCTTCATGTTAAATCAGGTATTAATCTTAACGACTACAAGCCGGCGCAAATGCAGCGGCGTATCGGCAACATGATGAGCCGCCATGGGGCCAAGGGATATTTGGATTTTTTTGGCAAGATAGAGGCTAACCCCAAACTGTATAAAGAGTTTATTGATTTTCTCACCATCAATGTTACCGAATTCTTCCGGACACCGGAAAAGTTTGATGAACTGGAGAAAAGGGTTATTCCGGATCTGTTAAAACAAAGTTCCAAGCTTACCATTTGGAGTGCCGGCTGTTCCATCGGGGCTGAGCCTTATTCGCTGGCCATTATGCTCAATGAGCTCACTCCCTACAGCAAACATCGTATTCTGGCGACAGATCTTGATGTTGAAATGCTGGCCAAAGCCAAGCTAGGGGTTTATACAACCAATGAGCTGAAAAATATACCGCCGGCCCGGCTCAATAAGTATTTTAAGCAGGCCGACGGCGTTGTTACTATTGGGGATGATATTAAGGCGCGGATTGATTTTCAGCGACATAACCTCCTGGTTGATAAATTTGAATCAGGGTTTGACCTTATCCTGTGCCGGAATGTTGTCATCTATTTTACCGAAGAAGCCAAAGACGGGCTGTACCGCCGCTTTTTTACCGCGCTTAAACCCGGCGGGGTGTTGTTTGTAGGGGGGACTGAGGCGATATTGAACTTCCGGGATATTGGGTTTCAGCATTATTTGCCATTTTTCTACCGGAAGCCGGTATAG
- a CDS encoding D-alanyl-D-alanine carboxypeptidase family protein, with amino-acid sequence MGCLILRSAALSLLLLCTVVTGIALAAPPVLSAQGAILMDFKTGQVLHDRNINKKLAPASTTKIMTAIIAIESGRLDETVHISAAAAGTSGSSLNLYPGQIITLRELVTGLLLRSGNDAAVAIAEHLAGSVTGFVEIMNRKAASIGAVHTHFSNPHGLSAPNHLSTAFDLAWITRYALSNPTFAEIVSTKETNIEWLDRKGKSQDRNLRNTNKLLWMLEDADGVKTGTTNRAGPCLVSSATRGNQKLIAVVLNDHSRWFDSMQLLKYGFDAFDLYEYAEQGTILTSLPVENGMTGMVDAIVEAPGSLVISTEDYTAVTVEVDLPEKIKAPVYQGQKIGEIIFYIQDKAVKTVDIIAGNAVEESTISKILLRHWLDTMRRLSSWGVL; translated from the coding sequence ATGGGCTGCCTGATTTTACGCTCTGCCGCCTTAAGTCTACTACTGCTCTGCACGGTTGTTACCGGTATTGCGCTGGCGGCACCGCCGGTATTGTCTGCCCAGGGGGCGATTTTAATGGATTTTAAAACCGGCCAGGTGCTCCATGACCGCAATATAAACAAAAAGCTCGCGCCCGCCAGTACGACTAAAATTATGACTGCGATCATTGCTATCGAAAGCGGGCGCCTGGATGAAACCGTTCATATCAGTGCTGCCGCTGCCGGTACCAGCGGCTCTTCACTTAATCTCTATCCCGGTCAAATTATTACTCTCCGGGAGTTGGTCACCGGCCTGCTGCTCCGCTCCGGCAATGATGCCGCCGTAGCAATTGCCGAGCATCTTGCCGGTTCTGTTACTGGTTTTGTGGAAATTATGAACAGGAAAGCGGCCAGCATCGGTGCAGTCCATACTCATTTCAGCAACCCCCATGGCCTTTCAGCCCCCAACCATCTGTCCACAGCCTTCGATTTGGCCTGGATCACCCGGTATGCCTTGAGCAACCCGACCTTCGCCGAGATCGTGAGTACGAAGGAAACAAATATAGAATGGCTTGACAGAAAAGGAAAAAGTCAGGACCGGAATCTCCGTAATACCAACAAATTGCTGTGGATGCTGGAGGATGCCGATGGTGTAAAAACAGGGACCACCAATCGCGCCGGACCATGTTTGGTATCCAGTGCAACGCGGGGCAACCAAAAGCTTATTGCCGTCGTATTAAATGATCATTCGCGCTGGTTTGACTCGATGCAGCTCTTAAAGTATGGTTTTGATGCTTTTGACTTATATGAATATGCGGAGCAGGGAACGATACTTACCTCACTGCCAGTGGAAAACGGAATGACCGGGATGGTTGACGCCATTGTCGAGGCCCCGGGCTCGCTGGTAATAAGTACTGAAGATTACACGGCAGTAACAGTGGAGGTTGATTTACCGGAAAAAATAAAAGCCCCGGTATATCAGGGCCAGAAAATCGGCGAGATTATATTTTATATACAGGATAAAGCGGTAAAAACTGTCGACATTATCGCCGGCAATGCCGTTGAAGAAAGCACTATAAGCAAAATTCTGCTCCGCCACTGGCTGGATACCATGAGGCGGTTATCCAGCTGGGGGGTATTATAA
- a CDS encoding polysaccharide deacetylase family protein — translation MDKRKRLGRSFFSITVLAIGLLCSALYQAVHVFDDKSRVIRKIPTTHKVVAITIDDGPHYKTTPEILRVLKEKQVKATFFVLGANAEAHPEIVAQAVADGHEIASHAYSHRRLNRLTAAEVAEEFARLETVLQPVAPKPTLFRPPDGAYNDGIVALARDRGYTTVLWSVDTGDWRQGPVDLVVKAVLEHVQPGSIILMHDGQYPLPTPQAMPIIIDKLQALGYQLVTVSELLQYYEVAR, via the coding sequence ATGGACAAAAGGAAGAGGTTGGGCCGCAGCTTTTTTAGTATAACCGTGCTGGCTATCGGCTTACTGTGCAGTGCTTTGTACCAGGCTGTTCATGTATTTGACGATAAAAGCCGGGTGATCAGAAAAATACCAACTACGCACAAGGTCGTGGCAATCACTATTGATGATGGACCCCATTATAAAACAACACCGGAAATACTGAGGGTGCTGAAAGAGAAGCAGGTCAAAGCGACCTTTTTTGTTTTAGGGGCCAATGCTGAGGCTCATCCGGAAATCGTTGCCCAGGCAGTGGCAGACGGGCATGAAATAGCATCTCATGCCTACAGCCACAGACGTCTGAATAGGTTGACCGCCGCCGAGGTGGCGGAGGAGTTCGCACGCCTGGAAACAGTGCTGCAGCCGGTAGCCCCCAAGCCGACCCTGTTTCGACCGCCTGACGGGGCGTACAACGATGGTATTGTGGCGTTAGCGCGGGACCGGGGGTATACGACGGTGCTCTGGTCAGTTGATACCGGTGACTGGCGGCAGGGGCCGGTGGACCTTGTGGTAAAAGCAGTGCTTGAGCATGTGCAGCCTGGCAGCATTATCCTTATGCATGACGGCCAGTATCCGCTGCCTACGCCGCAGGCCATGCCGATCATTATTGACAAACTGCAGGCCCTGGGCTACCAGCTGGTAACGGTCAGTGAATTATTGCAGTATTACGAGGTAGCGCGTTAA
- a CDS encoding 4Fe-4S dicluster domain-containing protein, producing the protein MAISQVTEVVIIRNKVLTEIARMAYNGSLDKDIGSMPDTIVSEAGPRYRCCIHKERAVLRQRINLTLSQSLELTQAEAAAGALAGEIEDMPFIHVLPEACDQCPIDKFLVTDACRNCLAHNCINSCPKKAILVVQNRAYIDKTRCVECGLCKKSCQYGAIIEISRPCERVCAVKAIIAGSDRKAVINQDKCVECGACREACPFGAISDRSLVVQVIQQIKSGKQVYAILAPAFAGHFGARTKPGQLINAIRQLGFHAVQEVAYGADIVSIKEANEFLATVPAQRPYMTSSCCPAFVALVEKHFPDMTDCISSTVSPMLAMAQIIKNSNPEAVIVFIGPCIAKKSEARRNSALVDFVLTFEELDAMLAGKGIDISTLDDSEFQSAASTTANAFACAGGVANAVQAAVAGLAPAVTVKAHSTAGLDECANALKQIRSGTLEANFLEGMSCVGGCIGGPAGLANVRVAGRLVAAFANSSAAKSALTNKAAQADSEQPGHWHRQS; encoded by the coding sequence ATGGCAATATCACAGGTTACCGAGGTTGTCATAATCCGCAACAAGGTTTTAACTGAAATCGCCAGAATGGCTTATAACGGCAGCTTAGACAAGGATATCGGCAGTATGCCGGACACCATTGTATCGGAGGCCGGCCCCAGATATCGCTGTTGTATACATAAAGAGAGGGCCGTATTGCGTCAGCGTATTAATCTCACATTAAGCCAATCCTTGGAGCTTACGCAGGCGGAAGCCGCTGCCGGTGCTCTGGCCGGCGAGATAGAGGATATGCCTTTTATCCATGTATTGCCTGAAGCCTGTGATCAGTGTCCGATTGATAAGTTTTTGGTGACTGATGCCTGCCGTAACTGTTTGGCGCATAATTGTATTAACAGCTGTCCTAAAAAGGCCATACTGGTGGTGCAAAACCGGGCCTATATTGATAAAACCCGCTGTGTAGAATGTGGTTTATGCAAGAAGTCCTGCCAGTATGGCGCTATTATCGAAATCAGCCGGCCCTGTGAACGGGTGTGTGCAGTTAAGGCCATTATTGCCGGCAGTGACCGCAAGGCTGTCATTAATCAGGATAAATGCGTCGAATGCGGCGCCTGCCGGGAGGCCTGCCCTTTTGGCGCGATTAGTGACCGGTCGCTTGTAGTTCAGGTTATTCAGCAGATTAAGTCAGGTAAACAAGTGTACGCTATTCTGGCGCCAGCCTTTGCCGGGCATTTTGGCGCCAGGACGAAACCGGGGCAGCTGATTAATGCCATTAGGCAGCTTGGTTTTCATGCCGTCCAGGAGGTAGCTTACGGTGCCGATATTGTAAGTATCAAGGAAGCAAACGAGTTTCTGGCAACAGTACCTGCGCAAAGGCCCTATATGACCTCTTCTTGCTGTCCGGCTTTTGTGGCTCTTGTTGAAAAGCATTTTCCCGATATGACGGACTGCATATCATCGACAGTTTCGCCCATGCTGGCCATGGCGCAAATTATAAAAAATAGTAATCCTGAGGCGGTTATTGTGTTTATTGGACCCTGTATCGCCAAAAAATCAGAAGCCCGCCGCAATTCGGCGCTGGTGGACTTTGTCCTTACTTTTGAGGAGCTGGATGCGATGCTGGCCGGCAAAGGTATTGATATAAGCACACTGGACGACAGCGAGTTTCAATCAGCTGCCTCCACCACGGCCAACGCTTTTGCCTGTGCCGGCGGGGTTGCCAACGCGGTTCAGGCCGCAGTCGCCGGTCTTGCGCCGGCAGTAACAGTCAAAGCCCATAGTACTGCAGGCCTTGACGAGTGTGCTAATGCCCTTAAACAAATCCGGTCCGGTACCCTGGAAGCTAATTTCTTGGAGGGGATGTCCTGCGTTGGTGGCTGCATTGGCGGTCCTGCCGGCTTAGCCAATGTCCGGGTAGCCGGGAGGCTGGTCGCTGCTTTTGCCAATAGCTCTGCGGCGAAAAGTGCCTTAACCAATAAGGCCGCCCAGGCCGACAGCGAGCAACCCGGCCACTGGCATCGCCAATCATAG
- a CDS encoding glucosaminidase domain-containing protein, which translates to MFFILVLLLLFPHPVWAKELPVELKAPLFIDLSIMGEPLATQEQCVAYLRKRGRMPLLTVSVEQLISHFYQESRLEGIRPDAALAQAIHETGHFRYGGDVLPLQNNYCGLGTTGGGVKGAWFPTAQIGVRAQVQHLLAYASIRPPALAIVDPRYELVKRTDRFGQARTWTDLNGKWAVPGTTYGQKILRVHQQILSGD; encoded by the coding sequence TTGTTTTTCATTTTAGTGCTGCTGCTGCTGTTTCCTCACCCGGTTTGGGCGAAGGAGCTGCCGGTAGAGTTGAAGGCCCCGCTTTTTATTGACTTGTCAATTATGGGTGAACCACTGGCGACGCAGGAGCAGTGTGTTGCTTATTTGCGTAAGCGGGGGCGTATGCCGTTGTTAACGGTATCTGTCGAGCAGCTTATCAGTCATTTTTATCAGGAGAGCCGCTTAGAGGGAATCAGGCCGGATGCGGCCTTGGCCCAGGCGATCCATGAGACCGGCCATTTCCGCTATGGCGGCGATGTTTTACCGCTGCAGAATAATTATTGCGGGCTGGGTACAACCGGGGGCGGGGTAAAAGGCGCCTGGTTTCCGACGGCGCAAATTGGCGTTAGGGCCCAGGTCCAGCACCTGCTGGCTTATGCCTCGATCAGGCCGCCGGCGCTGGCAATCGTCGATCCGCGCTATGAGCTTGTCAAACGGACGGACAGGTTTGGCCAGGCCCGTACCTGGACTGACCTGAACGGCAAATGGGCTGTTCCCGGGACAACGTATGGGCAGAAGATACTGCGAGTCCACCAGCAGATCCTGAGCGGTGACTAG